AAAACATAGTATGGACCGGTCGTTCAGAGACACAATCGAACAAACTTATGGTTTATAAGTACAATTATAAAGATCATACCAATATATCGATGGATTTAGAAACAGATCTGAGTTTTGATCGTATATTCTTTAATTTTCTTAGAAAAACCGTTGGAGGCGCCTACCGTTACGATAATGGATTTATCAAATTCTTTCTTAAGACAACACAAAAAGGATGGGTTGAAATACAATCTATTCCCTCTGATACTTATCAAATCCCTAAACTTAGTTTTGAGGCTAGTGCTCCCCATAGTGCCCTTTTCCAACATGAAAGCAATCGTCTTATTTACGACATTAATACAGGAGAATCTTTCCCCAGTGTAGGTGCTTTTCCTTTAATTTCCACAAAAAACGCTGTCAGTTTCTCGAGATACGAAGATCCATTCTTTTGTTTTGACGAATTTAAACATGGTAAAAGAAAATGGTTTGGGAGCAGTTTATTTATGCATGTGTTCAATGCGCTCGTGAAAATCCTTGAAATACGCTTAAAAACAAAAGACTTTTATTTTACGCATTTAGAACCAAATGTTTCGTATCCTTGGCAGTTTGAAATTTCTCTCCAAGAAGGAATGGCAATCGCAGGTCAATATACTTTAGAAACCAATGAAATTTCTCTTAGTAGAGAATCTCTTATTTCATTTGATTCTGAGAAATTTTCTCCTCTCGAATACTCTTCGTTTCAATGGACTATTAATCCTTCAAATAAATTTGGGAGGCATAAATTGTCGTCAACAGACCTTTATGACGTTTTTATAGCTAAACCAAAAAAAGGAGAAGCTCCCTACCCCACAGTCCTGATACCTCATGGTGGCCCCCGTGCTCATGATGTTCTTCAAAATGATTTAGAGACTCAGCATCTCACCTCACGAGGATATATGGTAGTCAAAACAAATTTTCCTGGATCAGATGATTCAAAAGAAAATTGGAAACGTGGACATGGTGAATGGGGGCGACAAATGCAAACATACCTCTATGATCTTATGACCCATTTTATTACTCAAGGACTAACCAATCCCGAGAATACCGCTATCTTAGGTTGCAGTTATGGTGGATACACCGCGCTTCTGGGGAGTATGTATAAACCTGATTTACATTCTCCCTTCAAAGGCTTTCAATGTGCAATTTCTCTCTGCGGTATCTCAAATCCTCTATTGCTTCTCGATCAAGTCCCCTTAGACAGCGATAGATCAGATCTAAACAATGTTCTCTCAATTGCTCCAAATTTTCGTTTTGGTGAATCTCTAAACGCGGATGACATCAACGACTTTAAAGCAGTCTCTCCGGTTCATCAAGCGCATCAAGTTAAAATTCCTCTTCTGATGATGCAAGGAGGCCTGGACGTTCAAGTCACACCAAATCACGGAGATCTCATGTCACAAGCATTAAAAGAGGCAGGAATAGCTCACACATATCTCAAATTTCCTCAGGAAGGTCATACGTGGGAAAACAATTTTGTGAAACGTTTGAGTCTCTATTTAATTGAAGCTTTTTTAGGAAAGCATCTCAAAGGTGGGGTTTTTGAACCTCTTGACCCAAACGAAGTTAAAGAAGCAAATTATCAGATTGTTGAGGATAATGGTATCTTTGAATCGCTGTCATCATCTAGCCCCTCTCATTAAAGGAAAGAGAATGACAGGCTATTCTTCCCTATAAAAATGAATAAGGATCAACATCGATAGACAACTTGATACTTGCGGGACAATCAAAACCTTTTAACCAAAATTTCAATAATTTTTGAACACTCAGTTCCTTTGGTCCTTTGATCAAAATGCGCCAACGATGTCGTCCACGAATAACGGCTAAAGGTGCTCGTGCTGGTCCTAAAATTTCAAACTGATCATGGAGAGGCGCCTTTAAAACAAATGATCTGGCCGTTCTCTCAACAAGAAGTCCATCAGTGCCTGAAAAAACGACAGCAACAAGGCGTCCATAGGGAGGCATATGAAAAAGCTTTCTGCTTTCTTGTTCAAACGCAATAAACTTATCGCGATCGTGCTCAAGCAGAGCCTGCATGACAGGATGTTCTGGTTGGTAAGTTTGAATTACAACACTTCCCTTATATTCCGCACGCCCAGCTCTTCCTGAAACTTGATGAAGGAGCTGAAAAGTCTTTTCGCTGGCTCTTAAATCTCCTCCTGCCAACCCCAAATCTGCGTCTATGACACCAACAAGCGTCAGTTTAGGGAAATGGTGACCTTTGGCCATCATTTGAGTACCTATCACTATGTCAACTTCATGTTGCTGAATTTTTGCAATTGCCTCATTCAACATTTTCGATGTCGTTACTCGATCGCTCGCCATAATTAAGCATCGCAAATTAGGAAAACGTTTCTTGATCTCCTCTTCTAATCGTTCAACACCGGGGCCACAAGCAACAAAGTCTTCTTCTGCACTGCAGGCATCACAACTCTTTAGAATGTTCGCAGTATGGCCACAATGATGGCATTCCATCCGAGGCGGTTTCTTATGCTCCACGAGCCAAGCCGTACAATGAGGACAAGTAACTCTGGCTCCACATTTTCGACACAAAGTAAGAGGCGCATATCCACGTCGATTTAAAAATAGCAAAACCTGCTCACTTCGCTCTACTGTTTGTTTTATAGCTTCTGATAGGGTAGAAGAAAGCCAATTGTGATTACCTCTTGTACCTTCAGTACGCATATCAACGGTTGTAATACTTGGGAAACAAGCATCACCAAACCGTTCAGGCAAGTAAAATCTCTTATATCGATGACGTTCACAATTATCGATTGTTTCAAGAGATGGCGTAGCTGATGCCAAAAGAATTGGGATCTGTTCCATATGAGCACGCGCAATTGCCATATCTCGCGCATGATAGATCACTCCTTCTTCTTGCTTAAAAGCCTGTTCATGCTCCTCATCTACTACAATCATCTTTAAATTTGCATAGGGCAAAAACAGGGCTGATCGCGCGCCAACGACTACTTGAGCTTCTCCCCGTTGAATTGCAAGCCAAGTCTCTCGACGTTGAGCAGGTGTTAAGTCAGAA
The sequence above is drawn from the Candidatus Nucleicultrix amoebiphila FS5 genome and encodes:
- the priA gene encoding replication restart helicase PriA, with product MNSQKETFQGRIQVLLPVPLDNSFDYTTEQPLCLGDFVQVPFGKKKLWGVVWSQQAVFESNVKTVIAKSTLPPLSDLMRQYIEWVADYIVAPRGAVLKMVMNLPAVFNEPKRARKKFQFSNNFSYRSPDLSEDQERVVVEIKQYINAQPYSVSLIDGVTGSGKTEVYFEIIAEKLSDGGQVLILLPEISLGPQWFQRFKERFGVEPAQWHSDLTPAQRRETWLAIQRGEAQVVVGARSALFLPYANLKMIVVDEEHEQAFKQEEGVIYHARDMAIARAHMEQIPILLASATPSLETIDNCERHRYKRFYLPERFGDACFPSITTVDMRTEGTRGNHNWLSSTLSEAIKQTVERSEQVLLFLNRRGYAPLTLCRKCGARVTCPHCTAWLVEHKKPPRMECHHCGHTANILKSCDACSAEEDFVACGPGVERLEEEIKKRFPNLRCLIMASDRVTTSKMLNEAIAKIQQHEVDIVIGTQMMAKGHHFPKLTLVGVIDADLGLAGGDLRASEKTFQLLHQVSGRAGRAEYKGSVVIQTYQPEHPVMQALLEHDRDKFIAFEQESRKLFHMPPYGRLVAVVFSGTDGLLVERTARSFVLKAPLHDQFEILGPARAPLAVIRGRHRWRILIKGPKELSVQKLLKFWLKGFDCPASIKLSIDVDPYSFL
- a CDS encoding alpha/beta hydrolase family protein; amino-acid sequence: MKHFLKKIFFILILNILIFVPTLTLASYIKRTEFYPLEDLDDQSPPLHIVAKTSIQKKYPDHFVEFAAATTTNPEDGSNLFLYKTTSPRTLRNTLVLFMSPENICSLHDETINFYDFLDFSITEENIVWTGRSETQSNKLMVYKYNYKDHTNISMDLETDLSFDRIFFNFLRKTVGGAYRYDNGFIKFFLKTTQKGWVEIQSIPSDTYQIPKLSFEASAPHSALFQHESNRLIYDINTGESFPSVGAFPLISTKNAVSFSRYEDPFFCFDEFKHGKRKWFGSSLFMHVFNALVKILEIRLKTKDFYFTHLEPNVSYPWQFEISLQEGMAIAGQYTLETNEISLSRESLISFDSEKFSPLEYSSFQWTINPSNKFGRHKLSSTDLYDVFIAKPKKGEAPYPTVLIPHGGPRAHDVLQNDLETQHLTSRGYMVVKTNFPGSDDSKENWKRGHGEWGRQMQTYLYDLMTHFITQGLTNPENTAILGCSYGGYTALLGSMYKPDLHSPFKGFQCAISLCGISNPLLLLDQVPLDSDRSDLNNVLSIAPNFRFGESLNADDINDFKAVSPVHQAHQVKIPLLMMQGGLDVQVTPNHGDLMSQALKEAGIAHTYLKFPQEGHTWENNFVKRLSLYLIEAFLGKHLKGGVFEPLDPNEVKEANYQIVEDNGIFESLSSSSPSH